CAAAAAAGGTAAGTGAAAAGGACTTTCATTTATTTGGGCATGTTATTCGAAGAATTTCATGTGTGTTTTTATTCAAATTTCAGTTTGGGTATATTAATTGAGAATTTTTGAAAAACGCTATCGGAATAAATATTGATTTTCAAAAAAATACTGCGGAATGTAGGATAAAATTTCGGGTTGGAATATTCAGTTTAAGGCATATAAGTGGATGAGAGCTCTTTTTTAGTTTTTCAGAGTTTTTGACATATAGGCTCCGTCGAGAGTATACCCGAGTTTTTTGTAGTATTCCCTGGCACCTATTCCACTGATTATTGCAAGTTTTTCGTAGCCGGATTCATATGCAGTTTTTTCAGCGTGCTCAAGGAGTTCTGTTCCATAGCCCCTGTGCTGCCATTCCTTTTGTTTTGCCCCTTTTCCTACGGGTACCATGGAGCCGTAAACATGTAGTTCTCTTATTAGGGCGGAATCTTGCAGTTCCTGGCGGTGGGGGACAGCCGGGAAGCGCAAACGTGTAAAACCTATAAGGACATCTGCCGAAAGGTCTTCAAAAGCAATGAAATGTTCTGTGCCATTACAGGCTTCGTAAGTTTCCACAGTAAGCTCGATATCTTTCTCATTCATCCTTTTTCCTTTCAGGCTGTTGTGCCCAACTTCCCTGCAGCGTATACAGTGGCATTTTCCTCCTTTTTTCCGGAGTTTTTCTTCTGCAAGCTGCCTCAAGTTACTCTTTCTGACGCCTGCTAAGATTTGATTGGCTGGAATGTCTCGCTGGATGCGCTGAAGTCTTACCCATTTAGGCAGGACAGCCTTTATGTCTGCAACAAGCTCTGCAGCCTCTTCGTCTGAAAGTGCCTGATATTCTCCGGCTTCCCACATCCTGTGCAGAGCTGTGCCTTCAGTCACAAGGGTTGGATAAATTTTGAGGTAATCCGGCATGAAACGCGGATCTTCAAAGAGTTTCTTAAATCCTCTCAGGTCGAGTTCAGAATCTGCTCCCGGGAGGTGAGGCATCATGTGGAAACCTACCTTAAAGGCGCTGTCTCTTAAAACCCGGTTAGCTCTGACAATTTCTGCAATTCCATGTCCTCTCTGCATTCTGGTTAAGACAAAGTCATAAACACTCTGGACTCCAAGCTCAACCTTTGTCCCTCCAAGCCTAAGGAATTCGTCCACATGTTCTTCTTCTGCCCAGTCTGGACGTGTTTCGAATGTTATGCCCACGTTTCGGATTTCAGCTGTTTCGTTGGCTTTTTGAACTTCTTCAAGTGGAATGTAAGGGGTGGATTTTCCGATCCTCCAGGCATTTTCTCTCCATTCGGTGCCTGTGAAATCGTTCATCGCTTCCAGGCAGCGTTTGCTAAACCATTCCTGATAGTCGAGGCTGCGCGCTGAAAATGTGCCTCCCATAACTATCAGCTCCACTTTCTCTACATCATGGCCTATCTCCTTTAGCTGAGATAGCCTGGACTGGACCTGGGCGTAAGGGTCAAACTCGTGTCGAATGGCTCTCATTGCTGCAGGTTCTCTTCCCATGTAGCTCTGAGGAGATTTAAATGCTGAATTGGGACCTCCCGGGCAGGGCAGGCAAACTCCATGAGGGCATGGGGCAGGAGAGGTCATTACAGCAATTACCGCAACTCCGGAAATTGTCCGTACGGGTTTTCGCCTGAGGAACTCTTTTATTATAGCCTGCTCCTCAGGTGTACCCTGCATAATGATATCTCCATTTCTGGGCAGGCTGGCAAGATGATATAGCTTACTCACATCTTTTTTTACTTTGTTCAACTGGACTTCGTCTTTTATTTCGCCGGCAAGTGTCTTTTCAAGGACACTCCGGCAGGCTCTTTTATAATCAGCTTCCTTCATTTTAAATTCCGTCTTTCCGGCATTTATTTCCGGCTATTTCTTTTGGCAGCAGTTTCAGATGAAAGTGGTTTGAGACTTATCTCTAAGTATGGAGTTCCCTTATGTCGGATTCTTTAAATTCTCGTAGTCTGAATTCTCAATAAACTTGCTTCATCTGAAACCTGCTGTTTCATTTCTTTAAAAAAAGGTATTTTCGATCTTTATGCTAAGATCGTTGTTTGAATTTTTCCTTTTGTATTGTATTAATTAGTACTCAATTTCTTCTGTAACCATCCACAGGTCCAGGGTGATCAGCAGACGTCGAATCCGATTATGAAAGTCCCCTGCCCTACCCGTGGCTTGAGGCCCATTACAGACCTGATGTACTCGTCTGATGGAGTGGAAGGGGAAGCAAGCACGGTATTAGCCACGTTGCTCACGCACTCTACTTCTTTACAACTCTGGGGAGGGAGTACAACAGTAAGTGGCTCTTTTTTTGCGATATGCGGCTTCGGTACTGCACTCCTGTAAATTACAAAATTTCCCATCACCATCATATCCTTGCACTTTTTACACTCCTCGAGTTTTTCGGGGTCATAAACATCTTCACCTACTTTCTCTCCATACTGCATTAATATTACATTTGGTCCCTCAGGCCAGACGTAGTCCATGTTGGTTGTAAAGGCTATGATTACCTGGCGTTTGAAAACTTCCTTGATCCCTTGGTTATCTCCTATTCCCATGCCCATCAAGACCGCACCTTCGGCTTTTTTCTCGAGCTCAACTATTTTCTCCTTATCTTCTTCATTCAAAATGTACGTATCTTCCACGCCTTTGATGGCTTTAATCCTGCAGAGGACATCTTGGATAATATCTTGGCATTCCAAAGCTTGATACCCCACGTTGTTTTTAATCCTATGTTGCATTGTTCAGGTATAAAATATGATCTTATATCGTTATCCGTATAATCTCAGAGTATATCGTTATCCGTATAATCTCAGAGTATATCGTTATCTGTATAATCCCAGATTGCCCTATCTTCAGGGCATCCTTTTTTCGGACTATTTTCTACTCTTTTCTTTTATATATCTTTCTTATTTTATATTTATTTTATTTATCTTCTCTATTTTATATTTCTTTTATTATATCGTCAATTTCTAATATGCTGCATAATGTACTGTACATCGTGTAAAATAGGCATTTTTTGACTTTTATTATTATAAAATTAATGAAAGTCCATGCGAAAAATAACTGAATTGTTTCAAAAGTTTATTCTCACTTTTACCATAATTATCTAAATTTGTCATCCCTACTGAACTATTTTGTGAACTGATTCTTTTCCTGCTCCCTGGTGTGCGCAGTAACAAAGCACATATAAAAAACAGCCCTACTATGGAATATTCAAGTACATTTTCTTTCTGGAAGATGCCTGCCAATGTATAATCTAAAATACATTCCTACTTTTGGAATAATAATGCTCTACTCGGTTATGCAGTGAGAAAAGATCGACATGTTTGAAGTGTCGGATATTTTTGCTGATCTTAAAGGTTTTCAAAATAGATACGTCTCGAATAAATGGTGTTTTTACATAATAGTTTTTTAAAATTAGTATTGTTTCAAATTATTTAGTCATACCTCTCTAAACACATTACCTTTTTTTCATAGTATTTTATAAGTATTTCGACTTTATCTTCTATGTTAACCTCTGACGAATATTCTGCCCGGGTTCTTTCGACATTTACCGTCATTTGTATCGTTGTTTTGCGCTTTTCCTCTCTAATTTCTCTGAAATAGACCACAAAAGATTTAATAATGCAATTATTTTATAGAACACTTGTAATCCAATTTAGAGGGATAAGGAGGGAATGAAATCCTCTTCGGCAATCGACGAAATTGAAATGTCTGATTTGGTGAAGAATGGTGAAACCCTTTAAGTGTTCGATCCCGACACTTCTTCTTACATACGATATATCTTAACAAACATGGAGGAAACAATAAAATGAAGAGATTTGCAGCATTATCACTGGCTGCTCTCATGCTTCTCACTGTATTTGCATCCGCCGCAAGTGCAGCAATTGAGATCCGTGGTCCAGTGTATAACGGCTCTAGTATCGACGACATAATTGATACATATGGCGACGGTACCATCCTTTCAATGGATGCAACTAAGTTTGCAGCATTCTACTACGACATTGACGATGATGTAACAACCGAAACCCTTTCCATTAAAGACGTTGCAGGCACTGAAGGCAACGTGATTGGAGAAGGCGGAATTGTTTATCAGACAACCATCCAGAAAGTTGACTACGAATATGAAAATGCAGCAGATGGATGGGACAACTACAGTCTGCTCGGTTTCTTCGCAGAGAAGTACATCCCGATCAACCCTGACAAAGCTGACAAGCTTGCAAAGCTCGTCCTTGACAGCGATGACAAGTACACCATCAGAACCGGCGAACTCCTCGACCTCGGCGAAGGCTATTCTATCGAAGCCAAGCAGGTCGATGTTGACGGTGAGAAAGTCTGGCTCGAATTCACCAAGGACGGAGAATTCGTAGATGACGAAATCATCTCAGTCGGTACTGGCAGTAACACCTGGGAAGTCGAACTCGATGATATCCAGGACGAAGACGATGTCGTTGTCCTCAAAGTGCATATCAACCAGGTCTTCCAGGGCGCAGTCGACAGCATTGCCCAGATCGAAGGTCTCTGGCTCATTGACTACGCAAACGCAATGACCATCGAGTCTGACGATGAATTCGGCGAACTCGACGATGTTTCCATCGACGGAGACACCCTTACCATCAGCAATGAAGACACTTTCACCCTTACCAGGGACTCCGACGAAGAAGTCGCTGAAGGCATCTTCTTTACCACAGCTGACACTCCCTCCAGCGTGCTCAGGTTCTATGCAATGAAGGAAATCACAGAGCCCGGCACCTATGAAATCAGAGGAGAAGTCGCTCCTAATGCAGATGACTTCGAATGGGATGCAGCCAACTTTGCAGGCTTCTACTACGATGTTGACGATGATGTATCCACTGAAACACTCAGTGTCTCCGACATTAGTGGAAACGTGATCCCTGAAGGTGGTCTTGTTTACCAGACATCCGTCGAGAACGTTGACTACGAGTACGCCAATGCAGAAGCAGGCTGGGACCAGTACCCTGTTATCGGCTTCTTTGCAGAAGAATACATCCCACTCAACCCTGACAAAGCTGACAAGCTTGCAAAACTCATCCTTGACAGCGATGACAAGTACACCATCAGAACCGGTGAACTCCTTGACCTCGGCGAAGGCTATTCTATCGAAGCCAAGCAGGTCGATGTTGACGGTGAGAAAGTCTGGCTCGAATTCACCAAGGACGGAGAATTCGTAGATGACGAAATCATCTCAGTCGGTACCGGTGACAACACCTGGGACGTCGAACTCGATGACATTCAGGACGAAGACGATGTTATTGTCCTCAGAGTCCACGTTAACCAGGTCTTCCAGGGCGCAGTCGACAGCATTGCCCAGATCGAAGGTCTCTGGCTCATTGACTACGCAAACGCAATGACCATCGAGTCTGACGACGAATTCGGCAACCTTGACGATGTATCCATCGACGGTGACACCCTTACCATCAGCAATGAAGACACCTTCACTCTGACCAGGGACTCCGAAGAGGAAATCGGCGAAGGCATGTACTTCAAGATCGCTGACACAGCTTCCAGCGCTCTCAGGTACTACCCATACGTTGAGAAGGTCATTGGAGGAGAAGGCGACGTCGAAGACATCGAAACTCCAGCCGAGACTGAACCTGCAGACGATAATGTGACTGAAGAAGTTACTGAACCTGCAGACGATAATGTGACTGAAGAAGTTACTGAGCCTGCAGACGATAATGTGACTGAAGAAGTTACTGAGCCTGAAGAACCCGGCGCTCCTGGATTCGGCTTTGTCTTCGGACTTGTCGGACTCCTCGCAGTTGTCTACCTCGTCAGGAGAAACAACTAAATTTTCTGAGTGAAGGGTTTTCTTAACTCTTCTCTCTTTCAATTCTTTTTTGAGTTTATTTTTTGTAGATAACTTTTTATTTGCAGATTTCTTAGTTCTGACGATTCTTTTTAATTCTGAAATCCTGATTCTTTAACCACCTGGTTTTTCAGGGTTTTACAGATCAAGGTGAATCTTATGAAAAAAAGTATAGCTTTAATATCTGTGTTTGCGGTTTTGATGATCGCGTTTTCAGGCTGCGTGGATAACAATACCCCTGCAGCTAACGGGACAGATTCAAACAATCCGGAAACAAACGCAATCTCTGATGATGATGCAGCTGGAATAAGCACGCTTGAAACCCTCCCTACCGGCTTTGAGTACGTTGGCACTCTTCCTCTCTCTACAGATGATATTAAAAGTGACTATAAAGCTGAAAATGCCTCAGGAATTCTTGGAGGATCCGAGGGTCTCTACAAATATTCCAGTGCAAATGTAACTGACTTTTATATTGACGTAATCGAGTTTGAAAATGCTGAGGATGCAAGCGGTTTTATCTCTATCTACCAGTCTTCCTTCATGCCGCTGCAGTCAGGCTCCCGTTTTGTTGAAGAGTTCTTTAACGGGCACTCTGCCGTGAAAATTACAGAATATGTAAGATCCGGAGGAGCTGACGTGCCAAGGTATTCCTATATCTGGAGCAACGAAAACTATGTGCTCGTAGTTTCCGGAAGTACCACTGACAACACCCTGGTAAAGCAGCTGGCAGAAGCAACAGGATACTGATTCTCTTCGAAGCGAAACTCAGGTGAGCAAAAAGAACGGTCATTCCCAGGTGCACGGTTAATATTTTGTATCAGGTCCCCACTGCCTGATGCTTTCGTTTTTATCTGCTGTACGCAGGTGGGCTCAAGCAGGGCACAATGTGCGGAAAGAAGGAAAAGGGAATACAACATAAAAGGGCATTTTGGAATAATACCAACCAATTAACCAAGGGGCACCAAAAGAACAGTAAAGCGGATAAGAAAGAAACCCCTGGGAGTTTGTTTACTTCAATCTCTTATCCGCCGACTTTTGTTTATTCTACTCAGGATCTTTCTGAATGCTATCAGAAAATTTCGCTTATTAAATTTCGCTTATTTAAAGTCGTTCACTTTATAAGCAAAACACCTTTTCCGCCAGCGTTTACATCACCAACAAACTTGCGATAGGTAATGCCTTCAACTTCTTCTGTCCCTTCTTCTTTGTAGGAGGGGAGTAGGTCGGATACCTCACCGTTGATGATGACCATACCGTTCTTCATTTCACTTGCAGGCATGGTTGCATTGCCTTCGATGACTATTTTTCCTCCGTTGTTTGAGATTGCAGGAAGGAGCCCTACATTGCCTTTTACGAGGATCTCTCCTCCGCACATATGTTCTCCGAGGTAGTCCTTCGTATTGCCATTGATGGTTATTTTTCCTCCGCGCATGCCGCAGGCCTCTCCGCGGTAACCTGAACCTACATAATAGGAAGCGTTTCCGTTGAGAATAATTTCTCCACCCGCCATCTCACAGCCAAGCCAGCTGTCAGCATCGCCATTGATTACAACCTTTCCACCCTTCATCCCAAAGCCGCAGTGCATATCCACATTGCTGTTGATCTCGATCTCTCCGGCGCTCATGTTTTGCCCGATGCGTTTTACCCTGGAGACATCGCCTTCGAAAACAATCTTTGTGTTTTCCACAGAGTCACTGCCTTCTACCTCTACATTGAAGAGGTCCCCAAGGGGACACTGTCCGTTTCCGTACCAGACAGAAACTGCCTTTATCTCTTCTGCGGTTTTGCCTGCAAGGTTGTCAGGGTTTACATTATCAGCTTCGATGGGGATTTTATTTGCTTTTTTGAGGGAAAGTTTTACAACCTGCATTTAGAACACCCCTTCCGTACCGATTTCAACAGGGTTCTCGAGGTACATATCCTCAACCATGTAGTTGGATTTGCTCACAGTGTAGTACTTCTTAAACTTGAAGTCTAGATCTTTCTGCATGGTGCTGTCTATGTTTTCGGGAACCTTTGCATTCACCCAGTAGATCCTGCCTTTAGGAGTGGCTTCGATTTCTCCGTCTTTTACAACGACAACTCCGTCTTTGAGGGTATACGCGGCACCTGAGAAAGCTTTCTTTACTTTTTGGTACTCTGTAGCCGGGTCAATCTGGCCTGGGAGGATGTCATAGATTGCAATATCTGCATCTGATCCTGCTTTCAGGTTTCCTTTCTCCGGTCTGCTGTATATCTTTGACTGGGTTCCCCGGGTCATGACAGCAAGCTCGTAGAAGTCCAGTTCCCTGTCAATTCCGGGCAGCACCATTCTGTCAAGTGCCATCTTGGAAAAGCCTGAGATAACCTCTTCTCTCCTTTTTGCGCTCATCAGGTAGGTAAAGGCTTCAGGATAGTTCACGAAAGAGCCGCCGTTAGGGCTGTCGGTTGTGAACATGATTTTCCAGGGGTCTTTTACGAGCAGAGCAAGCTCAAGCCCGATTGCCCACTGGACTGCATTTACGAAGCTCTTGGGGGAATAGAACAGGGGCACAACACCGGAAGCATCTTCAAGTTCGATATCCTGGTTGCTCCACTTCTCGTGCAGCATCCTTGAGTTTGCGTATTCTACCGGTCCGTCTGCAGTCATGGTCACTGCAGGGCCAAAGATGACCTGTCCAAGGTCGAAAGTCAGGTGGTTTGCCCCGTTAATGTAATCTGAAACCATTGGGGCTCCTGTCTCAAAGTCCCTCCAGGAAGTGCCTGCATAGGCGTTGAACTGCACGTGAGTAACGTGGAGAGACTGCCTGTCCCTGCTTGGCTTTACCTTTTCAAAAAGCTTCATGGTCTCTATGGTGGTTGCATAGTTACCAGGCTTTCCCAGGTTGTTGCAGTGCACATGTACGGAATGAGGGAGCTGCAGGCGTTCATTAGCTTCTGCAAGCCCCATGAGGATCTCTTCAGGGGTTACATCAAAGTTCGGAACGGGATCATAGAGTCCGCTCACGTTCTTGCCCCAGCCCCAGGCTTCTCCACCGCCCGGGTTTACGATCTTTACTCCATATCCTCTTGAGGCTTTCAGGCCCCAGGCAATATAAGCTGCGAGTTTTTCAGGTTCTTTGTCCCTGATGTATTCCATAACCTGCCAGTTGCTTCCGAAGAGAGAAAGTCCCATTTTGTCAAGGATGGGTATTTCCTTAAATTCCTCATGGGTGTGCCTTGCAGCAAGCAGAGGAATTGCAGCCTCACAGATAGTTGTGTATCCGAGTTTTGCATACCTGTACCCGATTGCGTAAGTATTGGGGGTGTTGTACCCTACCTGCGCTCTCGTCTTTTCTGTGCGTGCAACCTGGCCCGAAAGTCCGGGTACAAGGTTTTTTCTGGCATCATTCGGATTGATAAAGCGACCTACGTTGATTTTTCCGGCGCTGTGGGTATGCCCGTCAAAGCCCCCTGCCATGGTGAGCCTGCCTTCCGCATCAATAACCTTTGCGTTTCCAGATACGCTGTCTACGATCTTGCCGTCTCTTACGCAGATGTCCATAGTCTCGCAGTTAATCCCCTGAGCCGGATCACAGACGCTTGCGTTTTTAATCAGGATTTCCGACATCTTATGCACCTCTCTTCAGTTCCCTGACCTTTTCAGTCAGGTCTTTTACGATTTCTTCGTCGGTCTTGAATTTTGAATCAATCAATTTCTTCATGTGCAGGGAAATTGCGTCCATACGGTAAGCTGTCCCTTCTGCTTCGATTCCCACAATTGCCGATGGAATCACCACATCTGCAAGTTCGGTTGTAGGGTTGGCATACGGGTCAATCTGGATTACAGGGATTCTTGCAAGATGCCTGACAGCTTTTTGTGGGAAGTGGGCCCCGGCATCAGCTGCAGCTATAATTGCAGCGTCCGGTTCCTCGCGCACAAGCAGGTCGTTTGCTCCGGTTTCTCCGGGGTTGTAATAGGGGTATCCTTTTGCAAAGTCGATCGCCATCGGGAAGCCTGTCTCCCAGGTTGCTACCTGTCCGAAACCGGTAACGTTATAGTGCCCACGCATTCCGATCATTACGGCTTTTGTGTGCTGGTTAAGGTCTGATATAAGGGAAGACATGGCATCTCCGTTCTTGTACTTTGAGCGGGATTGGGTGACTCCCATACCGAAGAAAATACAGGCAAACTTTGCGTTCTTCAGGGTTTCTGCAAGCTCAATGATTTCTGCCTTAGGAACACCTGCAACGGTTTCCGGAATAACATCCTCGTGACCGTTTACAATTGAGCGGAGAGCAGTTACAAGGAGCAGGTCTGATCCCTGTTCAATTTCCACATACTTATCGGCGAGTTTTGCAGTGTCGGTTTTTCTAACATCAATAACTGCCATTGTCCTGGCTTTCCTGCCTTTCTCGGTAAAGAAACCTTTTGAAAAGCTTGAGTAACGGGACATATGTCTGGGGTGGGCATGTACAGGGTTGCAGCCCCAGAAGACGATTACGTCTGCCCTGTTCTTTATTTCTCCAAGGGATGCTGATGGGGATCCTTTTTCCTGGGCAGCAAGGGCTGACGGCCCATGGCAGACATTTGCTGTAGAATCTATAATTGAACCTGTTTCTTCGGCAAGCTGAATTGCTCCGCTGATCGCTTCACAGGAGGTAGAGCACCAGCCATAGGAAAGTGTCCTCCTGGAACTTACCAGGATTTTTGCAGCAGCTTCGATTGCCTCCTCATAGGAAACAGAAACAAGTTCTCCATCTTTTCTGATCATCGGGGTTTCTATCCTGTCATGCTCAAACATGCCGACAAATTTGCTGTGTCCGAGGATACAGGCATTTTCTATTTTTGTAATCTTATTATCTTCAACAGTGACTGTGATATCGTCGCAGAGAGATCCGCAGAGGGAACATACTGCGTCCTTAATTACTGGCATATTTTTTCCTCCGAATTTTTCAAGTTTTTCCGGACCTGGATGAAAATGTGAATTTCTTGTTTCAGGGGACCTTTAATCTTCCAAATACTTCTTCATCAGGGACTTCATATCCAGAGGCTTTTCATCCGTGACCTCAATTTCCGCAGGGACGCCTTTGAATCCTGGCATTCCGCAGCCGTGTGTATCAGGGCTCAGCACTGCATTTGCCCAGGGGCCCATAGGGATAAAGGCAAGACCATCTGGATTTCCTTCGTTTGCCTTTGCAAATACCACCACTTCCCAAAATTCAGTGGCAACCTTCAGGTTGTCTCCCTCGGAGGCGCCCAACCTCTCAAGGTCTGCAGAGTTCAGTTCGCAGTAAGCGCAGGCATCAAAATAACCTTTGTGTGTTTTTGCTTCCAGATGTGCGCCCTGGTCGGCGGTCCTTCCGGATATGAGATTTGCTTTTATTTTCATGGAAATTCCTCATCTGGGGTGTAATAGAGTTTTGATAAAGAGTTTCGATAAACTGAATCGTTATCTTAGCTGAGTCTTTTTAGTGTTCAAGTGATCAGGTCTAAATCGGTTCTGAAGTCCATTGATAACGTTTAAATTGAATCATGGGTCGATGTCCTTCTTTTGAGAGTGGACACCCGAGGGTCCAGCTTTAAGGTCCTACAGTTCCAGTGGCTCTACTATCTGGATCTGGGGCCTTCTCTTCCTATCCGTTATTTGTACTAATTTTTCGTTATAATTATGCGGCTTATATAGATCTAAGCAGATTTTATGCATAAGTGGCATTCCCTAATTATGCCTGATTGATGGGAACCCTTTATGTGTGATTTTCCCATATTTCCCGTGTTTTTAAAAATCGATGTGAAATATGTGTATTATATCTTTTAAATTATATATTGATCTGCTATACTTACCATACCCAATAATCCTTTTTATTATATATTACCATATTATGTTACTTCTAACATAACGTGCTTACTGTTACCCTTTCCATTTCCCGAATACCTGCTGTATCTGTCTGTTTTATTCTCCTGCCTCATTCCGGAACAACAAATTATGGGGCGTGGGGGCAATCATTGATTAAATCTTAAAAAATGAGCACAAACTTCAGCACGTGCTTCCTGTCTGAAAAAAAGTTGAAAGATCCGCAGGCTTATGGTTTTTAGGAGCGCCCCCTTATGCTCAAATTATGAAAAAAGCCCTTTTTACCCATTTCCAATCGTTACCCTTTAATATATCTTTGTCCATTTGTGTGTTGCAAGCCCGGATAGCCTAGTCGGTTGGGGCGCCAGACTCATAGGGACCTTATATGAGGCGTCTTTAATCTCCTGAGATATCTGGAGGTCGCGTGTTCGAGTCACGCTCCGGGCACCTGATTCTTTTTTTAAAGTATTTTTAAATTCTGTTCTGTTTTCATGCTTTTTCGGTTTGTGGGATATTTGTTGTTATTCCTCTAATTTCTCTATACTGTATCTCAACAATTTCATTATCTTATTATTGTTCCTCTACAATAGAAATAATGCACTTTTTAACCTTGTTCTCCGCAACAACAATAGTACCTTCTGGAAATAAAACAACACTATAATAAAAACTTTCTATATTAAAGCTGATCTTTTCTTTCATGTTTTTAGATCTCACACTTAAGTGTTCTGTCATCTGAAGCTGAAACAGCATACTTTTCATCAGGGGTGACGGAAACTGTTCTAACCAAATCAGAGTGATTTTTTTGAGTTTTAGCATATCAACTACTGGTATTGATATAAATACAAAATACTACAGGAAACAGAATTTTTAAGAAAATATTGTCAAATTGGATTGGATTTTAGGATCTTATTTGATGTTCTTTTCATTTTGAGCTCATTTAGTAATACTCTTATATGTTTAGGTAATATCGTTGTGTGTTGTTTATGTCTTTTATTCAGACTATCAGGTGATTAGTAGGGTAATTCACAAAAAAAGGGTGTTTTGTAATGGAGAAAAAAAAGTTATCTGTATTATTTTCTGTTTTCCTGACAGCCCTGATCTTAATGACGGCAGGCTGCGTTAGTCAGGACAGTTCCCAAGCTGAGGAAATATCGGCTAAGGGGATGTCGGTTGAAGAAGCTCTGGCTGAGGAGACACTGACTGAGAATACTGCTGAAGGGTCACAGCACGCGGATGTTGCTTATCTTAGCGGTGGAGATTATGGCTATCCCCAGCCATTTACGATATATCCGAGGGGTCCTGGCTCATCAAAGGTCGGAATGATCTTTGACAGTCTGTTAGAAAGAGATGAAGTCGGTATAATTCCCTGGCTGGCTGAAAGCTGGGATGTCAGTGCAGATGGAACAGAATATACATTTCATCTCCGCAAAGGTGTA
The Methanosarcina sp. WWM596 DNA segment above includes these coding regions:
- a CDS encoding tRNA uridine(34) 5-carboxymethylaminomethyl modification radical SAM/GNAT enzyme Elp3, with the translated sequence MKEADYKRACRSVLEKTLAGEIKDEVQLNKVKKDVSKLYHLASLPRNGDIIMQGTPEEQAIIKEFLRRKPVRTISGVAVIAVMTSPAPCPHGVCLPCPGGPNSAFKSPQSYMGREPAAMRAIRHEFDPYAQVQSRLSQLKEIGHDVEKVELIVMGGTFSARSLDYQEWFSKRCLEAMNDFTGTEWRENAWRIGKSTPYIPLEEVQKANETAEIRNVGITFETRPDWAEEEHVDEFLRLGGTKVELGVQSVYDFVLTRMQRGHGIAEIVRANRVLRDSAFKVGFHMMPHLPGADSELDLRGFKKLFEDPRFMPDYLKIYPTLVTEGTALHRMWEAGEYQALSDEEAAELVADIKAVLPKWVRLQRIQRDIPANQILAGVRKSNLRQLAEEKLRKKGGKCHCIRCREVGHNSLKGKRMNEKDIELTVETYEACNGTEHFIAFEDLSADVLIGFTRLRFPAVPHRQELQDSALIRELHVYGSMVPVGKGAKQKEWQHRGYGTELLEHAEKTAYESGYEKLAIISGIGAREYYKKLGYTLDGAYMSKTLKN
- a CDS encoding S-layer protein domain-containing protein, which encodes MKRFAALSLAALMLLTVFASAASAAIEIRGPVYNGSSIDDIIDTYGDGTILSMDATKFAAFYYDIDDDVTTETLSIKDVAGTEGNVIGEGGIVYQTTIQKVDYEYENAADGWDNYSLLGFFAEKYIPINPDKADKLAKLVLDSDDKYTIRTGELLDLGEGYSIEAKQVDVDGEKVWLEFTKDGEFVDDEIISVGTGSNTWEVELDDIQDEDDVVVLKVHINQVFQGAVDSIAQIEGLWLIDYANAMTIESDDEFGELDDVSIDGDTLTISNEDTFTLTRDSDEEVAEGIFFTTADTPSSVLRFYAMKEITEPGTYEIRGEVAPNADDFEWDAANFAGFYYDVDDDVSTETLSVSDISGNVIPEGGLVYQTSVENVDYEYANAEAGWDQYPVIGFFAEEYIPLNPDKADKLAKLILDSDDKYTIRTGELLDLGEGYSIEAKQVDVDGEKVWLEFTKDGEFVDDEIISVGTGDNTWDVELDDIQDEDDVIVLRVHVNQVFQGAVDSIAQIEGLWLIDYANAMTIESDDEFGNLDDVSIDGDTLTISNEDTFTLTRDSEEEIGEGMYFKIADTASSALRYYPYVEKVIGGEGDVEDIETPAETEPADDNVTEEVTEPADDNVTEEVTEPADDNVTEEVTEPEEPGAPGFGFVFGLVGLLAVVYLVRRNN
- a CDS encoding formylmethanofuran dehydrogenase subunit A, producing MSEILIKNASVCDPAQGINCETMDICVRDGKIVDSVSGNAKVIDAEGRLTMAGGFDGHTHSAGKINVGRFINPNDARKNLVPGLSGQVARTEKTRAQVGYNTPNTYAIGYRYAKLGYTTICEAAIPLLAARHTHEEFKEIPILDKMGLSLFGSNWQVMEYIRDKEPEKLAAYIAWGLKASRGYGVKIVNPGGGEAWGWGKNVSGLYDPVPNFDVTPEEILMGLAEANERLQLPHSVHVHCNNLGKPGNYATTIETMKLFEKVKPSRDRQSLHVTHVQFNAYAGTSWRDFETGAPMVSDYINGANHLTFDLGQVIFGPAVTMTADGPVEYANSRMLHEKWSNQDIELEDASGVVPLFYSPKSFVNAVQWAIGLELALLVKDPWKIMFTTDSPNGGSFVNYPEAFTYLMSAKRREEVISGFSKMALDRMVLPGIDRELDFYELAVMTRGTQSKIYSRPEKGNLKAGSDADIAIYDILPGQIDPATEYQKVKKAFSGAAYTLKDGVVVVKDGEIEATPKGRIYWVNAKVPENIDSTMQKDLDFKFKKYYTVSKSNYMVEDMYLENPVEIGTEGVF
- a CDS encoding formylmethanofuran dehydrogenase subunit B is translated as MPVIKDAVCSLCGSLCDDITVTVEDNKITKIENACILGHSKFVGMFEHDRIETPMIRKDGELVSVSYEEAIEAAAKILVSSRRTLSYGWCSTSCEAISGAIQLAEETGSIIDSTANVCHGPSALAAQEKGSPSASLGEIKNRADVIVFWGCNPVHAHPRHMSRYSSFSKGFFTEKGRKARTMAVIDVRKTDTAKLADKYVEIEQGSDLLLVTALRSIVNGHEDVIPETVAGVPKAEIIELAETLKNAKFACIFFGMGVTQSRSKYKNGDAMSSLISDLNQHTKAVMIGMRGHYNVTGFGQVATWETGFPMAIDFAKGYPYYNPGETGANDLLVREEPDAAIIAAADAGAHFPQKAVRHLARIPVIQIDPYANPTTELADVVIPSAIVGIEAEGTAYRMDAISLHMKKLIDSKFKTDEEIVKDLTEKVRELKRGA
- a CDS encoding formylmethanofuran dehydrogenase subunit C; translation: MQVVKLSLKKANKIPIEADNVNPDNLAGKTAEEIKAVSVWYGNGQCPLGDLFNVEVEGSDSVENTKIVFEGDVSRVKRIGQNMSAGEIEINSNVDMHCGFGMKGGKVVINGDADSWLGCEMAGGEIILNGNASYYVGSGYRGEACGMRGGKITINGNTKDYLGEHMCGGEILVKGNVGLLPAISNNGGKIVIEGNATMPASEMKNGMVIINGEVSDLLPSYKEEGTEEVEGITYRKFVGDVNAGGKGVLLIK